The stretch of DNA GGCGGGCGGTGCTGCCGTTCTCAGGGGAGATGCGCTCGGGGCCGGCGCCGCGGGGGGCCCTGATCTCGCTGTTCGAGAACCTGGAGGCGGAACTCGACGCCGCCGGCTACTACCCGCCGGCGAAACGCGACGGGATGATCCGCAACATGCGCGACATGTTCCACCGCATGGCGATGACCGAGCAGGACGTGAAGAGCTTCCGGGGGGCGTTGCGGGCGCTGGCGCGGCGCCCCCCGGACGAGTGACGCTCTACAGCTTCACGATCAGCTTGCCGAAGTTGCGGCCCTTGAGCAGGCCGATGAAGGCCTCCGGCGCGTTCTCCAGACCCTCGACCACGTCCTCGCGGTAGCGGATCCTGCCCTCGCGCAGCCACTGGCCGACCTCCTCGTGGAAGGCCGGGCCCTGGTCGGCGAAATCGGAGACGATGAAGCCGCGGAAAGTGAGCCGCTTGCTCAGCACCGCGCGCATCAGCGCCGGCACCCGGTCGGGCCCGGGGGGCAGCTCGGTCATGTTGTAGTTGGCGACGAGGCCGCAGACCGGGATGCGGGCGAAATCGTTGAGGAGCGGCAGCACCGCGTCGAACACCGCGCCGCCGACATTCTCGAAATACACGTCGATGCCGTCCGGGCAGGCCGCGGCCAGCGCCGCGGGCAGGTCGCCGGAGCGGTGGTCGACCGCGGCGTCGAAGCCCAGCTCCTCGGTGAGGTGGCGGCACTTGTCGGGCCCGCCGGCGATGCCGACGGTGCGGGCCCCCTTCAGCTTGGCGATCTGGCCGACCAGCGAGCCGACCGGGCCGGTGGCGGCGGCGACCACCACGGTCTCGCCGGCTTTCGGCGCGCCGATGGTGAGGAGGCCGGTATAGGCGGTCATGCCGGGCATGCCGAGGACGCCGAGCGCCGTGGTGACGGGGGCGGCGGCGGGGTCGAGCTTGCGCAGGCCCTGGCCGTTCGACACGGCGAAATCCTGCCAGCCGCCATAGGCCGACACCGTGTCGCCGACCGAGAAGTCCGGATGATGCGAGGCCACCACCTCCGACACCGTGCCGCCGACCATCACGTCGTTGATCTCGACCGGCTTGGCGTAGGATTTCGCGGCGCTCATCCGGCCGCGCATGTAGGGATCGAGAGAGAGGTAGCGGTTGCGCAGCAGTACCTCGCCCTCCTTGGCCACCGGCACCGTTCCGCGCTCGACGCGGAAATGGGCCGGGGTCGGCTCGCCGTGGGGCCGGGACGCCAGGACGATGCGGCGGTTCACGTCGGACATGCGGGGACCTCCCGTCGGGGATTGTTCGGGGTGCGGGCGGGCCTCCCGGCCACGCTCGCAGGCGGATCCCGTCGCAACTGGGACGCCCGGGCCCGCGCGTCAACGCCGCGCTGGCCGGAGAGTGTCAGAGCTTTACCTGCGGAGGAGGCGCCGGCTCGAGCCCGGCCTCACCGCGAAAGGGTTCGGCATGCTTCCCGTCTCGCTCCTCGCCGGCGCGCTCCTGTTGGCCGCGACCGTCCCGGTCGCCGCCGCCGGCTCCGACCTCGACCGCTACCGCTGGAAGTCCCGGGTGCTGGTGATCGCGGCCGCCGCCGACGACCCCCGGGCCGCCGCGCAGGGCCGCATCGCCGAGGCGGCCGCGTCCGGGATGCGCGAGCGCGACCTCGTGGTGGTGCGGGCGATCGGGGAGGGGAGGGAGGCCGCTTCGTTGCGCCGCCGCCTCGGCCTGCCGGCGACGGGATTCCGGGCGGTGCTGGTCGGCAAGGATGGCGGGGCGAAGCTCACCGCCGAGGAGCCGATCCCGGCCGAGCGGCTCTTCTCCACCATCGATGCCATGCCGATGCGGCAGGAGGAGACGGGGCGGCGGAACTGACGGCTTCACGAAAAAGGGCCGCCCTCGCGCGGGCGGCCCCCTTTCGATTCGTGATCGGTCCGCCGCTCAGTAGCAGCGGGTCACGAGGACGCGGCGGTAGCCGTAGGGCGTCCAGCGCACGCGGGGCACCTCGTAGCAGCCGCCGCCATAGCCGACATCGTAGCCGCCGTAATAGCCGACCGGGGCGTAGCCGCCGCCGTAGCCATAGCCGTAGCCGCCGTAATACGGGTAGGCCGTGGCCGCCGCGAGGCCGAGCCCGACGCCGAGCCCGAGGCCCGCCGCGCCCCAGCCGTAGCCGCGGCGATAGCCGTAGCCGCCGCGCCAGCCGCCATAGCCGCCCCGGTAGCCGCCACCGAAGCCCACGCCCCGGTAGCCGCCGTAACCGCCGCGCCAGCCGCCGAAGCCGCCCCGGTAGCCGCCGCCGAAGCCGACTCCGCGATATCCGCCGAAGCCGCCGCGGAAGCCCCCGCCGCCGAAGCCGCCCCGGAACCCGCCGCCGCCAAAGCCGCCACCGTGGAAGCCGCCACCATGGAAGCCGCCGCCGCCGAAGCCCCGCGCCTCTGCGGTGGCCGGCACAACCAGCAGCGCGCCCGCGAGGGCCGCCGACGCCGCCAACATGCCTTTCATGATCCGATCTCCTGATCGAGAGAGTAACGTGAACCCCCAGGCCCTCAGAACGTCGGAATGCGAAGGTTGGTTCGTGCTGCAAAACGTCACGATCGCTCTATACCGGTACCCCGAAAACCGGGCGCGCGGACGAAGAACGGAGAGACCGATGGCGGCAACGACGGCGGGATGGGCGAGACGGAGCGGGGCGTTGCTGCTCGGAGCGGGTCTCTCGTGGCTGTCCGCCGGTCCTGCCCCTGCGGCGCCCGGCCCCGCTCCTGCGGCGGCGTCCTGCCGGGCGCAGACCCACGAGGGCCAGGCCTACGCCGTCTGCACCGTCGACCTGCGGCGCGCCCGGGTGAAGCTGTTCTGGCGCGGGCCCGACGGCCTGCCCTACGGCTCGCTGTCGCGGCTCGCCGGCCAGCAGGGCGACAAGCTCGCCTTCGCGATGAATGCCGGCATGTACGACACCGGCCTCGGCCCCGTTGGCCTCTACGTCGAGGACGGGCGCGAATTGAAGGCCGCCAACACCGCCAACGGCCCGGGCAACTTCCACCTGAAGCCCAACGGCGTGTTCTACGTCGCGGGCGATCGCGCCGGGGTGCTCGAGACCGGGCGCTACCTGAAGGCCCGTCCGCGCGCCGAGTTCGCGACCCAATCCGGCC from Methylobacterium aquaticum encodes:
- a CDS encoding NADP-dependent oxidoreductase; translated protein: MSDVNRRIVLASRPHGEPTPAHFRVERGTVPVAKEGEVLLRNRYLSLDPYMRGRMSAAKSYAKPVEINDVMVGGTVSEVVASHHPDFSVGDTVSAYGGWQDFAVSNGQGLRKLDPAAAPVTTALGVLGMPGMTAYTGLLTIGAPKAGETVVVAAATGPVGSLVGQIAKLKGARTVGIAGGPDKCRHLTEELGFDAAVDHRSGDLPAALAAACPDGIDVYFENVGGAVFDAVLPLLNDFARIPVCGLVANYNMTELPPGPDRVPALMRAVLSKRLTFRGFIVSDFADQGPAFHEEVGQWLREGRIRYREDVVEGLENAPEAFIGLLKGRNFGKLIVKL
- a CDS encoding DUF4174 domain-containing protein, producing the protein MLPVSLLAGALLLAATVPVAAAGSDLDRYRWKSRVLVIAAAADDPRAAAQGRIAEAAASGMRERDLVVVRAIGEGREAASLRRRLGLPATGFRAVLVGKDGGAKLTAEEPIPAERLFSTIDAMPMRQEETGRRN
- a CDS encoding phosphodiester glycosidase family protein, producing MAATTAGWARRSGALLLGAGLSWLSAGPAPAAPGPAPAAASCRAQTHEGQAYAVCTVDLRRARVKLFWRGPDGLPYGSLSRLAGQQGDKLAFAMNAGMYDTGLGPVGLYVEDGRELKAANTANGPGNFHLKPNGVFYVAGDRAGVLETGRYLKARPRAEFATQSGPMLVINNRIHPKISEDGPSQKIRNGVGVRPDGHTAVFAISEAPVSFGAFARLFRDDLGCPNALFLDGSVSSLYAPSLGRQDLSRPLGPLVGAVTK